The following proteins come from a genomic window of Tenebrio molitor chromosome 9, icTenMoli1.1, whole genome shotgun sequence:
- the LOC138139499 gene encoding RE1-silencing transcription factor B-like — protein sequence MTVEKCDNFQRKCFAANIIFYHLKSGRKSSRTTTKAMEDIMDSLFVPIITLQTDYNLKSETNLFTCYKNAPEMYQCEKCDFETYSKVTLTCHRKAAHTKKHPQHNPTLISKTYNCVECNFETNSVLVSARHECNPMTIWHKCEHCSYKAKQESNLSAHISSQHNCKTDEWLQCEHCAYKTRRKKDLDGHFSADHASTPRDWFKCEQCTYKTKRKNSFNMHILTRHTSPDNSHWFKCEDCTYKTQRKINLVTHAITRHAAPEDLGSDQTLQFEDVKWFKCEQCSHQTKRKNDLTRHMSAKHGLPGSSQWFHCEQCSYKAARKSTVKVHMQMRHGVGESVQWFHCDYCQFQSRMKSSWKRHVLTKHGGGSRKVKCEWCDYEGRDKSQLKRHFLLKHANPDDIQWFECGHCDYKAKQKSSLKAHLLAQHPL from the coding sequence atgacagttgaaaaatgTGATAATTTTCAAAGGAAATGTTTTGCTgcaaatataatattttatcacTTAAAGAGCGGTAGAAAGTCGTCAAGAACAACTACCAAAGCCATGGAAGATATCATGGATTCACTTTTTGTACCTATAATTACCCTTCAAACAGATTATAACCTTAAAAGtgagacaaatttatttacgtGTTACAAAAACGCCCCAGAAATGTACCAATGTGAAAAGTGCGACTTTGAGACATATTCTAAAGTAACCTTAACTTGCCATCGCAAAGCTGCCCACACAAAAAAACACCCCCAACATAACCCAACTTTAATCTCAAAAACTTATAACTGCGTCGAGTGCAACTTTGAGACCAACTCCGTCCTAGTTTCGGCCCGGCACGAGTGCAATCCAATGACAATTTGGCATAAATGTGAACACTGCTCGTACAAAGCCAAACAAGAGTCAAACTTGAGTGCGCACATTTCTTCACAACACAACTGCAAAACAGACGAGTGGCTTCAATGTGAACATTGCGCTTACAAAACTAGACGAAAAAAAGATCTCGATGGGCACTTTTCGGCCGATCACGCAAGCACACCACGCGACTGGTTTAAATGTGAGCAGTGCACGTACAAGACCAAACGAAAAAACAGCTTCAACATGCACATCTTGACGAGGCACACCTCCCCCGACAACAGCCACTGGTTCAAATGTGAGGATTGCACTTACAAAACTCAACGAAAAATCAACCTCGTCACGCACGCAATCACACGACACGCCGCTCCCGAAGACCTAGGCTCGGACCAAACGCTGCAGTTTGAAGACGTCAAGTGGTTTAAATGTGAACAGTGCTCTCATCAGACCAAGCGGAAAAACGACCTGACCAGGCACATGTCGGCGAAACACGGACTGCCGGGGAGCAGTCAGTGGTTCCACTGTGAACAGTGCTCATACAAAGCGGCGCGGAAGTCCACGGTGAAGGTGCACATGCAGATGAGACACGGCGTGGGTGAAAGCGTTCAGTGGTTTCATTGTGACTACTGCCAGTTTCAGTCGCGGATGAAGAGTTCGTGGAAGAGACACGTCCTGACCAAACACGGGGGCGGCAGCAGGAAGGTCAAGTGCGAGTGGTGCGACTATGAAGGCAGAGACAAATCCCAGCTCAAGAGACACTTTTTGCTGAAGCATGCGAACCCGGATGACATTCAGTGGTTTGAGTGTGGACACTGCGACTATAAGGCCAAGCAGAAGAGCAGCCTAAAGGCGCACCTGTTGGCACAGCATCCGCTTTAG